From one Candidatus Acididesulfobacter guangdongensis genomic stretch:
- the aksA gene encoding homoaconitate hydratase (in Methanococcus jannaschii this protein catalyzes the condensation of alpha-ketoglutarate and acetyl-CoA to form trans-homoaconitate; functions in alphaketosuberate synthesis which is a precursor in coenzyme B and biotin synthesis): protein MLLITCYIINQNNRWNCLSARYIIYKYNNFIAQNFMKKSKDKKHGNFLINDTTLRDGEQTAGVIFSYNEKIIIAKMLDEIGVNEIEAGIPIMGGEEKDAVKTINSLGLNAKIISWNRANIDDVKASLDIGMRYVHISIPISDIHMQYKINKDFDYVKKTLINICRILIKEQVVFSVGGEDSSRADKDNLYEIINIAESEGAYKYRYSDTVGILNPLEIYKNIKLIKSKFKQIAIEIHAHNDLGMATGNSVAAIEAGADFVSGSIAGIGERTGNCALEEVIAYFKFIEKKEIDFDFKKVKKLAEIIAKITKRPIPVNKPILGRNIFHHEAGIHTDGIIKNPINYEPYQPEEVGLKRKLLAGKHSGTSIIKFKLKKMGIAINETEAKDILSAVRQKSIDIKRNLNDGEIMDIYFNIKH, encoded by the coding sequence ATGCTATTAATTACGTGTTATATTATAAATCAGAATAATAGATGGAATTGTTTAAGCGCAAGATATATCATATATAAATATAATAATTTTATTGCACAAAATTTTATGAAAAAATCAAAAGATAAAAAACACGGCAATTTTTTGATAAACGATACAACCCTCAGGGATGGAGAACAGACTGCCGGGGTTATCTTTTCATATAATGAAAAAATAATCATTGCAAAAATGCTTGATGAAATCGGCGTAAATGAAATAGAAGCAGGCATTCCTATAATGGGCGGAGAAGAGAAGGACGCCGTAAAAACCATTAATTCCTTAGGTTTAAATGCAAAAATTATATCATGGAACAGAGCTAATATAGACGATGTTAAAGCATCGCTTGATATTGGAATGCGCTATGTTCATATTTCTATACCTATATCAGATATCCATATGCAGTATAAAATTAATAAAGATTTTGATTATGTAAAAAAAACTTTAATTAATATTTGCCGCATTTTAATAAAGGAACAAGTCGTATTTTCCGTAGGAGGCGAAGATTCGTCAAGAGCTGATAAAGACAATCTTTATGAAATAATAAATATTGCGGAAAGCGAAGGTGCTTATAAATACAGATATTCCGATACAGTCGGCATTTTAAATCCTCTTGAAATATATAAGAATATAAAACTTATAAAGTCTAAGTTTAAACAAATAGCAATTGAAATACATGCTCATAACGATTTAGGCATGGCGACAGGAAATTCTGTAGCGGCTATAGAAGCCGGAGCCGACTTTGTCTCAGGCAGCATTGCGGGTATAGGAGAAAGAACCGGGAATTGCGCTTTAGAAGAAGTTATTGCTTATTTTAAATTTATAGAAAAAAAAGAAATAGATTTTGATTTTAAGAAAGTAAAAAAACTTGCCGAAATTATAGCAAAAATCACTAAAAGACCTATTCCGGTGAACAAACCTATCCTCGGCAGAAATATTTTTCATCATGAAGCAGGTATTCATACGGACGGCATTATTAAAAACCCGATAAATTATGAACCGTATCAGCCGGAAGAAGTTGGACTCAAAAGAAAATTATTAGCCGGAAAACACAGCGGCACATCTATTATTAAATTCAAATTAAAAAAAATGGGCATCGCTATAAATGAAACGGAAGCTAAAGATATTTTATCTGCCGTCAGACAAAAATCTATAGATATAAAAAGAAATTTAAACGACGGTGAAATTATGGACATTTATTTTAATATTAAACATTAA